From Psychrobacillus sp. FSL K6-2836, a single genomic window includes:
- a CDS encoding dihydropteridine reductase, translated as MQIYWTKINKIIEETPEVKTYLLDCPEGFTWEEGSHTHFALEGFNAGDKPNRSLIRHMSISTLPHENSIGITTRIREQSSEFKTILRNLEVGNEVAIFKTHSNVPLKREDKNVYLLSSGVGLATFRPLVLDYFERADNVNQIHSLNIDSSKDFLFTNIFKSESNKKFTSQFVDNRKDYYEEVKNLAADKDGLFYVVGSDEFLVQNIKVLREQGIKPEQIMLDKHEQKLPDFLSFDLSI; from the coding sequence ATGCAAATATACTGGACTAAAATAAATAAGATTATTGAAGAAACGCCTGAGGTTAAAACGTACCTGCTCGACTGTCCGGAAGGCTTTACATGGGAAGAAGGTTCTCACACACACTTCGCACTGGAAGGTTTTAATGCCGGAGATAAACCAAACCGTAGTCTTATTCGCCACATGTCAATCTCTACTTTACCGCATGAAAACTCAATCGGTATCACAACACGTATCAGAGAGCAGTCCTCTGAGTTTAAAACGATTTTAAGAAATCTTGAAGTCGGCAATGAAGTTGCAATATTTAAAACTCATTCGAATGTACCGCTTAAAAGAGAAGACAAAAATGTTTACCTGCTGTCATCAGGTGTCGGCCTGGCAACTTTCAGACCGCTTGTACTTGATTATTTCGAGCGTGCTGACAACGTCAATCAAATTCATTCCCTGAATATCGATTCATCAAAAGATTTCTTATTCACCAATATATTTAAATCCGAATCTAACAAGAAGTTCACATCACAGTTCGTCGATAACCGTAAAGACTACTATGAAGAAGTGAAAAACCTTGCTGCAGACAAGGATGGACTTTTCTATGTTGTCGGCAGCGACGAATTCCTCGTTCAGAACATTAAAGTATTGCGTGAGCAGGGCATCAAGCCGGAACAGATTATGCTCGACAAGCATGAGCAAAAACTGCCTGATTTTTTATCATTTGATTTGTCAATTTAA
- a CDS encoding aromatic acid exporter family protein has protein sequence MIGMGYRTIKTAVGAGLAIWIASLLDLEFATFAAIIVIMCIEKTKKKTLITIKDKFFASLLSLILGALLFEVLGYSPIVFSLFILLFVPILVRAHIQGGFVTSMVVVLHVYTVKNASWATFLNEIYIIFIGIGIALLVNSFMPNFKRDIEIFKKKIEQKFEIILFEFSAHLRDSMRSWDGKEILEVEDLINQSKSIAIQDVENHLLRKQNKDYYYLEMREDQLELLQHMMKIIAIFSSSSLDIKQKEMFAEFLENLSRNVHSGDTTDISLNELEELNEIIRKMELPKTREEFEVRANLFYLIFEMKNYLNIKKKLFTKRSR, from the coding sequence ATGATTGGTATGGGCTATCGGACGATAAAGACTGCCGTAGGAGCAGGGCTGGCAATTTGGATTGCGAGTTTATTGGATTTGGAATTTGCGACCTTTGCAGCAATTATTGTTATTATGTGTATTGAGAAAACGAAGAAAAAGACATTAATTACAATTAAGGATAAATTCTTTGCCTCACTTTTATCTTTAATTCTCGGTGCTTTGTTGTTTGAAGTATTAGGTTATTCTCCCATTGTCTTTTCTTTATTTATATTATTATTTGTTCCAATCCTCGTAAGAGCTCACATCCAGGGTGGTTTTGTCACAAGTATGGTTGTCGTATTACATGTTTATACGGTAAAGAATGCTAGCTGGGCTACGTTTCTGAACGAGATCTATATTATTTTCATCGGCATAGGAATAGCTCTTCTTGTAAATAGTTTCATGCCAAATTTCAAGCGAGATATTGAAATCTTTAAGAAGAAGATTGAACAAAAGTTTGAAATCATTCTCTTTGAATTCTCTGCCCATTTAAGGGATAGTATGCGAAGCTGGGATGGGAAAGAAATACTTGAGGTAGAGGATTTGATCAATCAATCCAAGAGCATTGCCATTCAAGATGTAGAAAATCATCTGTTGCGAAAACAAAATAAAGATTATTATTATTTAGAAATGCGAGAGGATCAACTGGAACTCCTACAACATATGATGAAAATCATTGCTATTTTCTCTTCATCCAGCCTAGACATCAAACAGAAAGAAATGTTTGCAGAGTTCTTGGAGAACTTAAGTCGGAACGTTCATTCGGGTGATACTACGGACATTTCATTAAATGAGTTAGAAGAATTAAATGAAATAATCCGCAAGATGGAGTTGCCGAAGACAAGAGAAGAATTTGAAGTACGAGCGAATCTATTTTATTTGATTTTTGAAATGAAAAACTACCTAAACATAAAGAAAAAACTTTTCACAAAAAGAAGTCGATAG
- a CDS encoding N-acetylmuramoyl-L-alanine amidase family protein, producing MVKVFIDAGHGGTDPGATGNGLQEKNLTLQIATRIKDILIANYNNVSVLMSRTGDQTLTLTQRTNAANSWGADFLLSVHINAGGGTGYEDYIYPGVGTPTTTYQNTIHTEILKLVNYADRGKKQENFHMLRESNMPALLTENGFIDTATDATKLKTASFIEALAQGHVNGIVKCFNLPPKSTVVYHTVVSGDTVYSLSQRYGSTAQQIKSWNGLDANYTIYIGQVLRVK from the coding sequence ATGGTAAAAGTATTTATTGATGCAGGTCATGGCGGGACAGATCCAGGTGCAACAGGAAATGGGTTACAAGAGAAAAATCTAACATTGCAAATTGCCACTAGAATCAAAGATATTCTAATTGCTAATTACAACAATGTCAGTGTATTGATGAGTAGAACCGGAGATCAAACACTAACTTTAACTCAGCGTACTAATGCAGCTAACTCTTGGGGAGCTGACTTTCTCCTTTCGGTCCACATAAATGCAGGAGGTGGGACAGGTTATGAGGATTACATTTACCCAGGAGTAGGTACGCCTACTACTACTTATCAAAATACTATTCATACAGAAATCTTAAAGCTTGTTAATTATGCAGATCGTGGTAAGAAACAGGAGAACTTCCACATGTTACGTGAATCCAATATGCCGGCTCTATTGACGGAAAATGGATTTATCGATACTGCAACTGATGCCACAAAATTGAAAACAGCTTCCTTTATAGAAGCTCTAGCGCAAGGGCATGTGAATGGAATTGTTAAGTGTTTCAATCTTCCTCCGAAAAGCACAGTCGTATACCATACGGTAGTAAGTGGCGATACTGTCTATTCATTAAGCCAAAGATATGGTAGTACAGCACAACAGATTAAAAGTTGGAATGGTCTTGATGCCAATTACACAATTTATATTGGACAAGTGTTAAGAGTGAAATAA
- a CDS encoding YvrJ family protein: MFEGEAFVQLIGNFGFPIAVTIYLLHRFERKIEALESAISSLADVFEKKSHKSEVAMSDKEMIKIIELLEPKIKKVLLQTNIHDRDDLEQDLLELIIKKIRSNDIKDVPGFFDFINQQQKLAENKPQST; encoded by the coding sequence ATGTTTGAAGGAGAAGCATTTGTTCAATTGATCGGAAATTTTGGTTTTCCTATTGCTGTAACAATCTACTTATTACACAGATTTGAAAGAAAGATTGAGGCATTAGAAAGCGCAATAAGTTCCTTAGCCGATGTATTCGAAAAAAAAAGTCATAAAAGTGAGGTAGCTATGTCTGATAAAGAAATGATAAAAATAATTGAACTGCTGGAGCCGAAGATAAAAAAAGTACTTTTGCAAACAAACATTCATGATCGAGATGATTTAGAACAAGATTTGCTGGAGCTAATAATAAAAAAAATCCGTAGCAATGATATAAAAGATGTACCTGGTTTCTTCGATTTTATTAATCAACAACAAAAATTAGCCGAAAATAAGCCACAGAGCACTTAG
- a CDS encoding sigma-70 family RNA polymerase sigma factor, protein MEILENKLIVSFLDDTDNRELFENYQKEYSDDIKIILDERFRSFYQRYRLISYLIKVLHFESIHFDKKLHLHNKRYQLATEQTGGAELICEQHFNQYYEYHSPSLRFQDHLTSEELFKSFNQLTEKQKYIITLSYLHQMTDTEIAKSLGITQQSIYKTRKSAIKKLRDGVNSVCLKEKHLFN, encoded by the coding sequence ATGGAAATATTGGAGAATAAATTAATAGTATCATTTTTAGATGATACAGATAATCGAGAGTTGTTCGAGAATTATCAAAAGGAGTATTCAGATGACATAAAAATAATATTAGACGAACGCTTCAGAAGTTTTTACCAAAGGTACAGACTAATTTCATATTTAATTAAAGTATTGCACTTTGAAAGTATACATTTTGATAAGAAACTCCACCTACACAATAAAAGGTATCAGTTAGCTACGGAACAAACAGGAGGAGCAGAGTTGATTTGTGAGCAGCATTTTAATCAATACTATGAATACCATTCACCTTCGTTACGTTTTCAAGATCATTTAACAAGTGAAGAACTTTTTAAAAGCTTTAACCAGCTAACTGAAAAGCAAAAATATATTATAACGCTTTCCTATCTTCATCAAATGACAGATACAGAAATCGCAAAATCATTAGGAATAACTCAACAATCAATATATAAAACAAGAAAAAGTGCTATTAAAAAGTTACGAGATGGGGTGAATTCGGTATGTTTGAAGGAGAAGCATTTGTTCAATTGA
- a CDS encoding diaminopimelate dehydrogenase, producing the protein MSSMIKLGIVGYGNLGKGAIEAIKQTPDMELVAIFTRRDPKDLNIDEPNVKTVNIAKANDYKNEIDVMLLCGGSATDLPEQTPYFASMFNTVDSFDTHAKIPEFYQSVNKAATKNNTTAIISVGWDPGLFSINRVMADAILPNGENYTFWGKGLSQGHSDAVRRVNGVKNGVQYTIPAEEAIEKVRSGSNPELTTAEKHARVCYIVAEEGADKAAIEYEIKTMPNYFADYDTEVNFIAEEELKRDHSKAPHGGFVIRGGNTGAGNKQIYEFSLKLESNPEFTASVLVAYARAAYRLNNEKQFGAKTVYDVAPGYISPRSSEELRRDYL; encoded by the coding sequence ATGAGTAGTATGATTAAACTAGGCATCGTTGGATATGGTAATCTCGGAAAAGGTGCAATTGAAGCGATCAAACAAACTCCAGATATGGAGTTAGTAGCAATTTTCACAAGAAGAGATCCTAAAGACTTAAATATTGATGAACCCAATGTTAAAACTGTAAATATTGCAAAAGCGAATGACTACAAAAATGAAATTGATGTGATGTTACTTTGTGGTGGATCTGCAACAGATTTGCCTGAACAAACTCCTTACTTTGCAAGCATGTTCAATACTGTAGATAGTTTTGATACGCATGCAAAAATTCCTGAGTTTTATCAATCTGTAAATAAAGCTGCAACAAAAAATAATACAACCGCAATTATCTCAGTTGGATGGGATCCAGGCTTATTTTCCATCAATCGCGTGATGGCAGATGCAATTTTACCCAATGGTGAAAACTATACATTCTGGGGTAAAGGACTGAGCCAAGGACACTCGGATGCAGTAAGAAGAGTAAATGGTGTAAAAAATGGTGTACAATATACAATTCCAGCTGAAGAAGCAATCGAAAAAGTTCGTAGTGGTTCAAATCCTGAACTAACAACTGCAGAAAAGCACGCCCGTGTTTGCTATATCGTTGCTGAAGAAGGCGCAGACAAAGCAGCAATCGAGTATGAGATCAAAACTATGCCAAACTACTTTGCTGATTATGATACAGAAGTAAATTTCATCGCAGAAGAAGAATTAAAACGTGATCACTCCAAAGCACCACATGGCGGATTTGTCATCCGAGGTGGGAATACGGGAGCTGGCAACAAGCAAATTTACGAATTTTCACTTAAACTAGAGAGCAATCCTGAATTTACTGCAAGCGTATTAGTAGCCTACGCGAGAGCAGCTTATCGCTTAAATAATGAAAAACAGTTTGGAGCAAAAACAGTTTATGATGTCGCACCTGGTTATATTTCACCACGATCATCCGAAGAATTAAGAAGAGATTATTTATAA
- a CDS encoding tRNA dihydrouridine synthase, with translation MTVNFWRDLPRPFFVLAPMEDVTDVVFRHVVSKAGKPDVFFTEFTNSDSYCHPEGMKSVRGRLIFTEDEQPMVAHIWGDKPEYFRQMSIGMAELGFKGIDINMGCPVPNVASRGKGSGLILRPDVSAELIQAAKAGGLPVSVKTRLGYTDIEEWHEWLTHILKQDIANLSIHLRTKKEMSQVDAHWELIPEIKNLRDRIAPNTLLTINGDIPDRQTGLQLAEQYGIDGVMIGRGIFKNPFAFEKEPKEHSSKEYLDLLRLQLDLQDQYAESLPRSITGLHRFFKIYVKGFRGAGELRNQLMNTKSTDEVRALLNNFESNNVE, from the coding sequence ATGACAGTTAATTTTTGGCGTGATTTACCTCGACCATTTTTTGTACTTGCACCAATGGAAGATGTGACCGATGTTGTTTTTCGTCATGTAGTAAGTAAAGCAGGTAAACCGGATGTATTTTTTACAGAGTTTACAAACTCGGATAGCTATTGTCATCCAGAGGGTATGAAAAGTGTGCGTGGACGCTTAATTTTTACAGAAGACGAACAGCCAATGGTGGCACATATTTGGGGGGATAAGCCTGAATATTTCCGTCAAATGAGTATTGGCATGGCAGAGCTAGGATTTAAAGGTATCGATATAAATATGGGCTGCCCTGTCCCAAATGTGGCTTCAAGAGGGAAAGGTAGTGGCCTTATTCTGCGCCCGGACGTTTCGGCAGAACTTATTCAAGCAGCAAAAGCTGGTGGACTACCTGTCAGCGTGAAAACAAGGCTTGGTTACACTGATATAGAGGAGTGGCACGAATGGCTAACTCATATTTTGAAACAAGACATCGCTAACCTTTCGATTCATTTACGTACAAAAAAGGAAATGAGCCAAGTAGATGCGCATTGGGAGCTAATTCCGGAAATTAAAAACTTACGTGACCGTATCGCGCCAAATACGCTACTAACAATCAATGGAGACATTCCTGACCGTCAAACTGGGCTTCAGCTTGCTGAACAATATGGTATAGATGGCGTTATGATTGGGCGAGGTATTTTTAAAAATCCTTTTGCTTTTGAAAAAGAGCCAAAAGAGCATAGCAGTAAAGAGTACCTGGATCTTTTAAGATTGCAGCTTGATCTTCAAGATCAATATGCTGAAAGCTTACCTCGTTCTATCACAGGGCTTCATCGCTTTTTCAAAATTTATGTCAAAGGATTCCGTGGAGCTGGTGAATTAAGAAATCAATTGATGAACACAAAGTCAACGGATGAGGTGCGTGCACTGCTCAATAATTTTGAATCAAACAATGTTGAATGA
- a CDS encoding VOC family protein, whose amino-acid sequence MQKVATFLMFQEDNAEEAMNYYTSLIENSEITSIVRYGPNESGKEGTVMQATFTLKGQEFMCIDSNVKHQFTFTPSFSIFVTCDTEEELDNLYHKLMEDGQALMPLGDYGFSKKFGWLNDRFGVSWQLNLPK is encoded by the coding sequence ATGCAGAAGGTAGCAACATTCTTAATGTTTCAAGAAGACAATGCAGAAGAAGCGATGAATTATTACACATCCCTCATTGAGAATTCTGAAATTACAAGCATTGTTCGATACGGACCTAATGAATCTGGAAAAGAAGGAACCGTAATGCAGGCTACTTTTACTTTAAAAGGGCAAGAATTTATGTGTATTGACAGTAATGTGAAGCATCAGTTTACTTTCACTCCTTCATTTTCAATCTTTGTGACTTGTGATACGGAAGAGGAACTTGACAATCTTTACCATAAGCTCATGGAGGATGGACAAGCACTCATGCCTTTAGGTGATTATGGTTTCAGTAAAAAGTTTGGTTGGTTAAATGACCGCTTCGGAGTTTCGTGGCAACTAAATCTTCCTAAATAA